Genomic window (Bacteroidota bacterium):
CGAAGAAAATACTATTTAAAGAAGGCGAATATATTGTTCCAACATGTTTTTATGAGTTTGCCTATAGGTATAAGGATGAAAACAATAAGGAGTTTAGAGGTTTTATTGCAAACTCGGCCGATAAGATTTTTGAGAGTACTGATTCTGAAAAATAATTTTCATCGTTCTGTATGATTTTGCAGTAGGGATGGAAATGGCAGCTTGTAGCGAAGAAGTGTATTGAATAAAATACGGGCGGGGCTTTGCGTTTTTTGCAAAGACCCCGCCCGTATTATTATGAAAGCACTTGTGAGATACAACTATAATGGACAGCCCGGCCACTGCCCAAAATAAAAAAAACCGCCAATACAAGATCGACGGTTTTCGGAAATATTATTTGTTTATAGAATTCTAAACTAATTCTTCTGTTCTATTGTCCATACCAACAAATTCTCTCTCAGTTTCTCCAGTATAGATTTGACGAGGACGACCGATTGGTTCATTGTTCTTTCTCATTTCTTTCCATTGTGCAATCCATCCCGGAAGACGACCAAGCGCAAACATTACCGTAAACATATCAGTTGGAATACCAAGTGCACGATAAATAATTCCTGAGTAGAAATCTACGTTAGGGAATAATTTACGATCGATAAAATACTGATCATTAAGTGCTGTTTCCTCAAGTTTTTTGGCAATTTCCAAAACAGGATCATTTACTCCAAGTTTAGCCAATACTTCGTCGGCAGATTTTTTGATGATCTGAGCTCTTGGATCGAAGTTTTTGTAAACTCTGTGTCCGAATCCCATCAAACGGAAAGGATCGTTTTTATCTTTCGCTTTAGCAATATACTTATCAGCATCTCCACCATCGGCTTTGATTGCTTCAAGCATTTCGATTACTGCCTGATTGGCTCCACCGTGTAATGGTCCCCAAAGTGCGTTAATACCTGCAGATACTGATGCATACATACTTGCATTAGAAGAACCAACTATACGAACTGTTGATGTAGAACAGTTTTGTTCGTGGTCGGCATGTAGAATCAATAACTGGTTAAGTGCTTTTGCCACAACCGGATCCGGTGTGTAATCTTCGTTAGGCTTCTTATTCATCATATATAAGAAGTTTGATGAATAATCCAGGTCAGGCTTAGGGTAATTTATCGGACGACCTATGTTTTTTCTAAATGTCCATGCTGCAAGTGTTGGCAGTTTAGCCAATAATTTCACCATGTTCAGGTAGTTTTCTTTGTCGTCGTTATACGGATTAAGAGAAGTAGGGTGGAATGCCGTAAGTGCAGAAACCAAAGAAGATAAAACTCCCATAGGGTGAGCTGTAGAAGGGAATTCCTCCATAATCTTTCTCATCCTGTCGTGTACAACAGCATTGTCTTTGATGTCTTTTTCCAGTTTATCAATCTGTCTTTTAGTTGGTAGCTCACCTCCAATTAACAAGTATGCTACTTCTAAAAATGAAGCTTTCTCGGCTAATTCATAAATACTGTACCCTCTATATCTTAATATACCTGCCTCACCATTAAGGAATGTGATTCCACTGGTAGTAGCTCCTGTGTTTTTATATCCGGGATCAATAGTAATTACTCCTGACTGACCTCTTAGTTTTGAAATATCAACTGCTACTTCGTTCTCTGAACCTTCTACAATAGGTAATTCAATTTCTTGATCTTTTACCTTTAATATTGCCTTTTCTGACATTTGATTAGTTTTTATAGTGAATAATTATTGAACACAACGAATATAGAAAATAAAGTCATTTTTACAACTGATAAAAGTCAGTATATATCTCTGAACTATTGTTATAGCTGCTGCTTGATGAGTTTGATGATTTTGAACTTGAAATAACATGACGACGGTCATATAGTTAAAGGTTAGTTATTTATGAATAGTTATTTTAGCCGGATTTGCCGTATTTTATGTTTATTATTAGAGTAATAAAAAAATTGCATCACAATTATTAAGTTTTATTTTTGCGGGATAATAAAAATAAGATGCAGAGAAGTTTATTACAATACCTGGTAGTTACATTAAAGGGAATAGCAATGGGTATGGCTGATGTTGTTCCGGGAGTTTCCGGAGGAACAATAGCTTTTATTTCGGGAATTTATGAGGAGTTTATTAATTCTTTAAATTCTATTGACGGGACGGCCTTAAAATTGTTGTTTAAATTTAGAATAAAAGAATTTTGGAAGCATATAAACGGAGGCTTCCTGTTTTCTTTGGCAATTGGTATAGCTATAAGTATTGTTTCTCTTTCGAAGGTTATTATATATCTGTTGGATAACCGTCCGGTGCTGTTATGGGCTTTTTTCTTTGGTTTAATTGTAGCTTCAGTGTTATTTATTGGTAAGCAGATTAAGAGTTGGAATCCCAGAGTTATAACTGCAATAATTATAGGGGTGATAGTTTCTTATTACGTAACAATAGCTGAGCCGGCTGCCAGTCCCGATAGTAGTATGTATGTGTTCTTTTCAGGCTTTATAGCTATAATAGCTATGATACTACCCGGGATTTCAGGTGCTTTTATTTTATTGTTGATGGGATCTTATCCTACAATTATTGGTGCAATAAACAGTTTGAGAGAAGGTATTGTATCTGCTGATTCGGAGATGATAGTTAATTCCGGCACTATGCTTGCAATTTTTGCTGTAGGTGCTGTTTTGGGGCTTCTCGTTTTTTCGAGGGTTTTGGCATGGATGTTTAAGAATCACCATAATTCAACCTTAGCTGTTTTGACAGGGTTTATGATTGGATCCTTAAATAAAGTCTGGCCGTGGAAGGAAACAATTTCAACACGAATTAATTCTCATGGAGAAGAAGTTCCGTTTTTACAGAGAAGTATTTCGCCATTGGCTTTTGATGGTGATCCTCAAATAATAACAGTTGTGATTTTGGCTTTAGTAGGTTTTTCGTTGATATATTTTCTGGAA
Coding sequences:
- a CDS encoding DUF368 domain-containing protein, coding for MQRSLLQYLVVTLKGIAMGMADVVPGVSGGTIAFISGIYEEFINSLNSIDGTALKLLFKFRIKEFWKHINGGFLFSLAIGIAISIVSLSKVIIYLLDNRPVLLWAFFFGLIVASVLFIGKQIKSWNPRVITAIIIGVIVSYYVTIAEPAASPDSSMYVFFSGFIAIIAMILPGISGAFILLLMGSYPTIIGAINSLREGIVSADSEMIVNSGTMLAIFAVGAVLGLLVFSRVLAWMFKNHHNSTLAVLTGFMIGSLNKVWPWKETISTRINSHGEEVPFLQRSISPLAFDGDPQIITVVILALVGFSLIYFLEKFSKID
- a CDS encoding citrate synthase; its protein translation is MSEKAILKVKDQEIELPIVEGSENEVAVDISKLRGQSGVITIDPGYKNTGATTSGITFLNGEAGILRYRGYSIYELAEKASFLEVAYLLIGGELPTKRQIDKLEKDIKDNAVVHDRMRKIMEEFPSTAHPMGVLSSLVSALTAFHPTSLNPYNDDKENYLNMVKLLAKLPTLAAWTFRKNIGRPINYPKPDLDYSSNFLYMMNKKPNEDYTPDPVVAKALNQLLILHADHEQNCSTSTVRIVGSSNASMYASVSAGINALWGPLHGGANQAVIEMLEAIKADGGDADKYIAKAKDKNDPFRLMGFGHRVYKNFDPRAQIIKKSADEVLAKLGVNDPVLEIAKKLEETALNDQYFIDRKLFPNVDFYSGIIYRALGIPTDMFTVMFALGRLPGWIAQWKEMRKNNEPIGRPRQIYTGETEREFVGMDNRTEELV